A genomic segment from Nematostella vectensis chromosome 6, jaNemVect1.1, whole genome shotgun sequence encodes:
- the LOC5501987 gene encoding mucin-2 isoform X13: MRERKVLYASQSWPRAAHIRRIRSTVNSKEAVFIIFVLLTGTCGYAHGESASIFSKSSILSTPTPTQTGVNEPTINGGYSSWQGGSNVSTTSLPSLDASASQEILQSSGTGNSFITSNTLTMVTSLTTSHTPRNTLSIMTSSTASVTPSNKSSIMASPTTSVTPSNTSSIMASLTTSVTPSNTSSIMASPTTSVTPSNTSSIMTSFTTSVTQSKKSSIMALSTTSVTPSNTSAIMKSPTTSVTPSNTSSIMASPTTSVTPSNTSSIMASLTTSVTPSNKLSNMTSSTPSVTPSITSIMASPTTSGTPSNISSIMASFITPVTPSNTPSVMASFITSVTPSNASSIMMSLTSSVTPSNTSSIMTSLTSSVTPSNTSSIMASSTTSDTPSNTSSIMASLTTFVTQSNTPSIMASSTTSVTPNNTSSIMVSPTTSVTTSNTSSIMTSSTTSVTPSNTSNMASPTTSVTPSNTSFIMASPTASVTPSNTSANMKSPTTSVIPNNTSSIMASPTTSVTPSNTSSIMASLTTSVTPNNTLSNMTSSTTSVTPCNTSSVMTSSTPSVTPSITSIMASPTTSGTPSNRSSIMASFITSVTPSNTSSIMASFITSVTPSNTSSIMASSITSGTPSNISSIMASPTTSGTPSNISSIMASFITSVTPSNTSSIMASFITSVTPSNTSSIMASFTTSDTPSNTSSIMTSLTSSVTPINTSFIMTSSAPSVTPSNTSNMASSATSVTQSNTAILSSSTTSVTQSNTSSIMSSSTTSVTQSNTAIMSSSTTIRPGNSTSITASSRTATPSNISLSLTSYPTLATSSNAMPPTAIRESLASNVSTLVISTQAITSTICESCVSMSAFNLTALSTKLAASSFTNATLTPTVPAVSAVHSVNFNISTSPTTAMTSMILTDATAAYLQTSTLFYSSSVKHFHNTSVAIQPSPQSTVSLLPAVTSTSNETVRPWFQSSNSLVIVPPISSTINTTDKTTHNATVTRASYSTFAPINVTSTFTVSPSSIQSMSNVLLDVSSTAPLSTSLLAFRKTAAQTSHIAIINTTYYINASSTSASPHSSISVHDGLSTKRYTSSYVTPHSSNALNGSSNATVTFLPTETRTSTLRSTPILSYTNIANTTSRDTQSTIGFTTVTNLPLSTVTVTSTTAVNSSKSASIELNSTLIPTISKTSEILRTSQIYETISINVTAVSSSPNASVSVFYETKALTTTSTILLSLNGTTISVYETIAVNATPTISPSPNGTTSSVYETIAVNATPTISPSPNGTTSSVYETIAVNSTTSISPSPNGTTSSVYETIAVNATPTISLSPNGTTSSVYETIAVNSTTSISPSPNGTTSSVYETIAVNSTTSISPSLNGTTNFTYETMAVNATLTISPSPNGTTSFVYETIAVNATPTISPSQNRTTSSMYETIAVNATTSSSTYETVAVNTTTTISPSPNGTISSVYETLAVNATPTISPSPNGTTSSLYETIAVNSTTSSSPFETAAVNATTTIFPSPNGTTSSVYETIDVKSTPSISPSPNGTTSSMYVTIAVNSTTSISPSLNETTSSAYETIAVNATPTISPSPNGTTSSLYETIDVNATPTISPSLNETTSSAYETIAVNATPTIPPSPNGTTSSFYETIDLNATPTISPSPNGTTSSLYETIDVNATPTISPSPNGTTSSVYETIAVNSTTSISPSLNETTSSAYKTIAVNATPTISPSPDGTTSSMYETIAVNATPTISPSPNRTTRSVYESLPVSATTSSSTYETVAVNATTTISPSPNGTISSVYETLAVNATPSISPSSNETTSSTYETVAVNATPTVSPLLNGTASYLYESIAVNATPTISPSPNGTTSSLYVTIAVNTTNSSSPFETAAVNATTTISPSPNGTTSSVYVTIVVNTTTSISPSPNRTTSSMYETITVNTTTSSSPFETAAVNATTTISPSPNGTTSSVYETISVNSTTSISPSPNETTSSMYVTIAVNSTTSSYSFETSAVNATTTISPSPNGTTTAVYETLTLNATTSSSTYATVAVNATPTISLSLNGTTSSVYETIAVNSTPSISPSPNGTTSSVYETIAVNSTPSISPSPNGTTSSVYETIAVNSTPSISPSPNGTTSSVYETIAVNSTPSISPSPNGTTSSVYETIAVNATPTISLSPNGTTSSVYETIAVNATPTISPSPNGTTSSVYETIAVNSTPSISPSPNGTTSSVYETIAVNATPSISLSTNETASSPYETIAVNATPTIYPSPNRTTSSMYDTIAVNSTPSISPSPNGTTSSVYETIAVNATPTISLSPNGTTSSVYETIAVNATPTISPSPNGTTSSVYETIAVNATPSISLSTNETASSPYETIAVNSTPSISPSPNGTTSFMYETIAVNATSTSVGTSKVYETILPNATSTIGLSQNSSRLFETDSVALSPNVTFVTTRPSSKEASSSFLSLVFSADVPTSSPSVLSPNVTFVTTRPSSTEASSSFLSLIFTADVPASSPSVLSASLSSLSTHTGSSIVGLPISSSITSTATQTDIRSIGTKSSIDVSLPFSSSLAVRSTPVAASSEGIDMGMTESLSAHLMSPISSVSFTVLSTEKYPSHSLPISSSLPKETSILSPTKTITTPFTSSEAMTTSASSLTSRSKEVETASSSMGLLSSLQPSSIDTTSSIISREESSLPLTPSPFTSSIEDLVTTYTSQILSTMADAPSTMIKSVSLVLKSPTPSHSYLTSNIEDLVTPSIALATSAISVMVDASSSASASGSQVLSTPVDKTPQSPPSSTSSIIVLVTSSPSIALATSAISAMVDASSSASASGSQVLPTPVLTQSPPSSTSSIIVLVTSSPSIALATSAISAMVDASSSASASGSQVLPTPVLTQSPPSSTSSILVLVTASPSIGVPTSALSTVVDLESSATKSVSQVLSSPVISPSTVSPVAPSSSIFLPSMNDTEELVVIVLAVPVNEDVSSDEFKSKMEKDLLNMFNEAVKKDSARRRRQVVEETRELSGFIEALKRRDVSRKYYVKHARFRRATNDYRVQVVSVKRVNPESEMVEIQYRVLQGNRIVPAAQVTELTSKLSKGEIGKVMEYTVERRPYPAAVQATAQPATKGTDPVWTAVIVACSVIAIIIILIIYIKCVARKRKRVRSFTPEQVKSDAPSPPVNASRDLPYYREYPTKPKDLYRGKKPRRQRPSSSSESSDEIMANKTLPPLPKHSALEPDVEIHQPREKHLRRIEVKERDERPRKFTEDHARAAERFPTDRRSNISEKRPKSAERYPKRTKQENIEMKHVAGVVENTNQLGQNLLLAHDPMTRPQVPVRLSPLPPLVQTPLITGKSPRGKMNTESGLPQAWKEPVPLQELHNLAVTNLGRELDTSNPDDAMYIQANVERWRNKQRQREKLRQEMREKERAKEEKLKRENVEAENQDQALPPLEMSYDAISRRQKSRRDRWLHNRVGTSDSVDSSSTMGSGTETRLEEEELLKQELERLKRKRKKRKAKKQAQGRVGVSGRVAKSSAQDALRESNWVTDDAPQGVRLVAVRPHDQMDHNTQGAHPQRQHPVAPVSPRQQQSQYIHDLLNNSYPIIPKVGEPASPYVSSPRESVLIDVAEEVPPDVNLYESIANSENGIAEV, from the exons ATGAGAGAGCGCAAAGTTCTATACGCAAGCCAGAGTTGGCCAAGAGCAGCTCACATTCGGCGAATTCGGTCAACGGTCAACAGCAAAGAAGCCGTgtttattatcttcgtgcttCTTACTGGAACCTGTGGATATGCCCACGGAGAATCGGCTTCTATTTTTAGTAAATCAAGTATTTTATCAACCCCAACACCAACACAAACTGGCGTAAATGAACCGACTATCAATGGCGGTTACTCGAGCTGGCAAG GTGGATCAAATGTATCGACAACGTCTCTGCCATCTTTGGACGCATCGGCATCTCAAGAAATCTTGCAAAGCAGTGGTACAGGCAACTCATTCATTACATCTAACACATTAACAATGGTGACGTCACTCACAACATCACATACACCTAGAAACACGTTGTCcatcatgacgtcatccacAGCATCAGTTACACCTAGTAACAAATCATCCATCATGGCGTCACCTACGACATCAGTTACACCAAGTAATACGTCATCAATTATGGCGTCACTTACAACATCAGTTACACCTAGTAACACATCATCCATCATGGCGTCACCTACGACATCAGTTACGCCAAGTAATACGTCATCAATCATGACGTCATTCACAACATCAGTTACACAAAGTAAAAAATCATCCATCATGGCGTTATCCACAACATCAGTTACACCTAGTAACACGTCTGCCATCATGAAGTCACCTACGACATCAGTTACACCTAGTAACACATCATCCATCATGGCGTCACCCACAACATCAGTTACACCTAGTAACACATCATCCATTATGGCGTCACTCACAACATCTGTTACACCTAGTAACAAATTATCTAACATGACGTCATCCACACCATCAGTTACACCAAGTATTACATCCATCATGGCGTCACCTACGACATCAGGTACACCAAGTAACATATCATCCATCATGGCGTCATTCATAACACCAGTTACACCTAGTAACACACCATCCGTCATGGCGTCATTTATAACATCAGTTACACCTAGTAACGCATCATCCATCATGATGTCACTTACATCATCAGTTACACCTAGTAACACATCATCCATCATGACGTCACTCACATCATCAGTTACACCTAGTAACACATCATCTATCATGGCGTCATCCACAACATCAGATACACCAAGTAACACATCATCCATCATGGCATCACTCACAACATTTGTGACACAAAGTAATACGCCATCCATCATGGCATCATCCACAACATCGGTTACACCAAATAACACATCATCTATCATGGTGTCACCCACGACATCAGTTACAACAAGTAACACGTCATCcatcatgacgtcatccacAACATCAGTTACACCAAGTAACACATCCAATATGGCGTCACCCACAACATCAGTTACACCTAGTAACACATCATTCATCATGGCGTCACCCACAGCATCAGTTACACCTAGTAACACGTCTGCCAACATGAAGTCACCTACGACATCAGTTATACCTAATAACACATCATCCATCATGGCGTCACCCACAACATCAGTTACACCTAGTAACACATCATCTATTATGGCGTCACTCACAACATCTGTTACACCTAATAACACATTATCTAACATGACGTCATCCACAACATCAGTTACACCATGTAACACGTCTTCCGTCATGACGTCATCCACACCATCAGTTACACCAAGTATTACATCCATCATGGCGTCACCCACGACATCAGGTACACCAAGTAACAGATCATCTATCATGGCGTCATTTATAACATCAGTTACACCTAGTAACACATCATCCATCATGGCGTCATTTATAACATCAGTTACACCTAGTAACACATCATCCATCATGGCGTCATCCATAACATCAGGTACACCAAGTAACATATC ATCCATCATGGCGTCACCCACGACATCAGGTACACCAAGTAACATATCATCCATCATGGCGTCATTTATAACATCAGTTACACCTAGTAACACATCATCCATCATGGCGTCATTTATAACATCAGTTACACCTAGTAACACATCATCCATCATGGCGTCATTCACAACATCAGATACACCAAGTAACACATCATCCATCATGACGTCACTCACATCATCAGTTACACCAATTAACACATCATTCATCATGACGTCATCCGCACCATCAGTTACACCAAGTAACACATCAAATATGGCGTCATCCGCAACATCAGTTACACAAAGTAACACAGCCATCTTGTCGTCATCCACAACATCAGTTACACAAAGTAACACATCATCCATCATGTCGTCATCCACAACATCAGTTACACAAAGTAACACAGCCATCATGTCATCATCCACAACAATTAGACCAGGTAACAGCACATCCATCACGGCGTCATCCAGAACAGCTACACCAAGTAACATATCGTTAAGCTTAACGTCATATCCAACATTGGCCACATCAAGTAACGCAATGCCACCAACCGCGATTCGTGAGTCATTAGCTTCTAATGTAAGCACGCTTGTGATAAGCACTCAAGCTATAACGTCAACTATATGTGAAAGCTGTGTCTCGATGTCTGCCTTCAATCTTACGGCGCTCTCAACTAAATTAGCAGCTTCGTCCTTCACCAATGCCACTCTAACTCCTACTGTGCCTGCTGTGTCAGCCGTTCACTCCGTAAACTTTAATATCAGCACTTCTCCTACTACCGCGATGACATCAATGATATTAACTGATGCAACAGCGGCATATTTACAAACGTCAACATTGTTTTATTCGTCTAGTGTGAAGCACTTTCATAATACTTCCGTAGCAATTCAGCCTTCACCTCAAAGCACAGTATCTTTGCTACCAGCTGTTACTTCAACTTCAAACGAAACTGTTCGACCCTGGTTTCAAAGCAGTAATTCGCTTGTCATTGTACCTCCAATATCGTCCACAATAAACACAACTGATAAAACTACACATAATGCTACGGTAACTCGTGCTTCGTATTCGACGTTCGCACCTATCAATGTAACGTCTACGTTCACCGTTTCTCCGTCCAGTATACAAAGCATGTCAAACGTACTGCTTGATGTGTCTTCAACAGCACCTCTTAGCACCAGTTTGTTGGCCTTTAGAAAAACTGCTGCTCAAACAAGTCATATCGCTATTATAAACACTACATATTATATAAATGCATCATCAACTTCTGCGTCTCCCCACTCGTCAATATCAGTGCATGATGGCCTATCAACCAAACGTTATACCTCATCGTATGTTACGCCACACTCAAGTAACGCGTTAAATGGCTCTTCTAATGCAACGGTGACTTTTTTACCAACAGAAACCAGAACAAGTACTTTACGGTCGACGCCAATATTGTCATATACGAACATTGCGAACACAACAAGCCGCGACACACAATCTACAATTGGTTTTACCACGGTTACGAACCTACCATTGAGTACCGTAACTGTAACGAGCACGACTGCTGTGAATAGCTCAAAGAGCGCTAGCATTGAATTAAACAGCACTTTAATTCCGACTATAAGCAAGACGAGTGAAATCTTGCGTACTAGTCAAATTTATGAAACAATATCAATCAACGTCACAGCTGTTTCTTCGTCACCAAATGCGTCAGTAAGCGTATTTTATGAAACTAAAGCTTTAACCACAACATCGACCATTTTACTTTCACTAAATGGGACAACCATATCTGTGTATGAAACCATAGCTGTTAACGCCACACCTACCATTTCTCCGTCACCAAATGGGACAACCAGTTCTGTATATGAAACCATAGCTGTTAACGCCACACCTACCATTTCTCCGTCACCAAATGGGACAACCAGTTCTGTGTATGAAActatagctgtcaactcaacGACTTCCATTTCTCCGTCACCAAATGGGACAACCAGTTCTGTGTATGAAACCATAGCTGTTAACGCCACACCTACCATTTCTCTGTCACCAAATGGGACAACCAGTTCTGTGTATGAAActatagctgtcaactcaacGACTTCCATTTCTCCGTCACCAAATGGGACAACCAGTTCTGTGTATGAAActatagctgtcaactcaacGACTTCCATTTCTCCGTCACTAAACGGAACAACCAATTTCACGTATGAAACTATGGCCGTTAACGCCACGCTTACCATTTCTCCGTCACCAAATGGGACAACCAGTTTTGTGTATGAAACTATAGCTGTAAATGCTACGCCTACCATTTCTCCGTCACAAAATCGGACAACCAGTTCTATGTATGAAACTATAGCTGTCAACGCAACGACTTCCAGTTCTACGTATGAAACTGTAGCTGTTAACACCACAACTACAATTTCTCCATCACCAAATGGAACAATCAGTTCTGTGTATGAAACTTTAGCTGTCAACGCTACCCCCACCATTTCTCCGTCACCAAATGGGACAACCAGTTCTTTGTATGAAActatagctgtcaactcaacGACTTCCAGCTCTCCTTTTGAAACTGCAGCTGTTAACGCCACAACTACCATTTTTCCGTCACCAAATGGAACAACCAGTTCTGTGTATGAAACCATAGATGTCAAGTCAACGCCTTCCATTTCTCCGTCACCAAATGGGACAACCAGTTCTATGTATGTTActatagctgtcaactcaacGACTTCC ATTTCTCCGTCACTGAATGAGACAACTAGTTCTGCATATGAAACTATAGCAGTTAACGCCACACCTACCATTTCTCCGTCACCAAATGGGACAACCAGTTCTTTGTATGAAACCATAGATGTTAACGCCACACCTACAATTTCTCCGTCACTAAATGAGACAACTAGTTCTGCATATGAAACTATAGCTGTTAACGCCACACCTACCATTCCTCCGTCACCAAATGGGACAACCAGTTCTTTTTATGAAACCATAGATCTTAACGCCACACCTACCATTTCTCCGTCACCAAATGGGACAACCAGTTCTTTGTATGAAACCATAGATGTTAACGCCACACCTACCATTTCTCCGTCACCAAATGGGACAACCAGTTCTGTGTATGAAActatagctgtcaactcaacGACTTCCATTTCTCCGTCACTAAATGAGACAACTAGTTCTGCATATAAAACTATAGCTGTTAACGCCACACCTACCATTTCTCCGTCACCAGATGGGACAACCAGTTCTATGTATGAGACTATAGCTGTTAATGCTACGCCTACCATTTCTCCGTCACCAAACCGGACCACCAGGTCTGTGTATGAATCTTTACCTGTCAGCGCAACGACTTCCAGTTCTACTTATGAAACTGTAGCTGTTAACGCCACAACTACAATTTCTCCATCACCAAATGGAACAATCAGTTCTGTGTATGAAACTTTAGCTGTCAACGCAACACCTTCCATTTCCCCGTCATCAAACGAAACAACTAGTTCTACGTATGAAACTGTAGCTGTTAACGCCACACCTACCGTTTCTCCGTTACTGAATGGAACAGCCAGTTATCTATATGAATCTATTGCTGTTAATGCTACCCCCACCATTTCTCCGTCACCAAATGGAACAACCAGTTCTTTGTATGTAACTATAGCTGTCAACACAACGAATTCCAGCTCTCCTTTTGAAACTGCAGCTGTTAACGCCACAACTACCATTTCTCCGTCACCAAATGGAACAACCAGTTCTGTGTATGTAACCATAGTTGTCAACACAACGACTTCCATTTCTCCGTCACCAAATCGGACAACCAGTTCTATGTATGAAACCATAACTGTCAACACAACGACTTCCAGCTCTCCTTTTGAAACTGCAGCTGTTAACGCCACAACTACCATTTCTCCGTCACCAAATGGAACAACCAGTTCTGTGTATGAAACCATATCTGTCAACTCAACGACTTCCATTTCTCCGTCACCAAATGAAACAACCAGTTCTATGTATGTAACTATAGCTGTCAATTCAACGACTTCCAGCTATTCTTTTGAAACTTCAGCTGTTAACGCCACAACTACCATTTCTCCGTCACCAAATGGAACAACCACTGCTGTGTATGAAACTTTAACTCTTAACGCAACGACTTCCAGTTCTACGTATGCAACTGTAGCTGTTAACGCCACACCTACCATTTCTCTATCGCTAAACGGAACAACCAGTTCTGTATATGAaaccatagctgtcaactcaacGCCTTCCATTTCTCCATCACCAAATGGAACAACCAGTTCTGTGTATGAAActatagctgtcaactcaacGCCTTCCATTTCCCCGTCACCAAATGGGACAACCAGTTCTGTATATGAaaccatagctgtcaactcaacGCCTTCCATTTCTCCGTCACCAAATGGGACAACCAGTTCTGTATATGAaaccatagctgtcaactcaacGCCTTCCATTTCTCCATCACCAAATGGAACAACCAGTTCTGTGTATGAAACAATAGCTGTTAACGCCACACCCACCATTTCTCTGTCACCAAATGGGACAACCAGTTCTGTGTATGAAACCATAGCTGTCAACGCCACACCTACCATTTCTCCGTCACCAAATGGGACAACCAGTTCTGTGTATGAAActatagctgtcaactcaacGCCTTCCATTTCTCCGTCACCAAATGGGACAACCAGTTCTGTGTATGAAACTATAGCTGTTAATGCTACGCCTTCCATTTCTCTGTCAACAAACGAAACAGCCAGTTCTCCGTATGAAACTATAGCTGTTAACGCCACACCTACCATTTATCCGTCACCAAATAGGACAACCAGTTCTATGTATGACActatagctgtcaactcaacGCCTTCCATTTCTCCGTCACCAAATGGGACAACCAGTTCTGTGTATGAAACAATAGCTGTTAACGCCACACCTACCATTTCTCTGTCACCAAATGGGACAACCAGTTCTGTGTATGAAACCATAGCTGTCAACGCCACACCTACCATTTCTCCGTCACCAAATGGGACAACCAGTTCTGTGTATGAAACTATAGCTGTTAATGCTACGCCTTCCATTTCTCTGTCAACAAACGAAACAGCCAGTTCTCCGTATGAAActatagctgtcaactcaacGCCTTCCATTTCTCCGTCACCAAATGGGACAACCAGTTTTATGTATGAAACCATAGCTGTGAACGCGACATCGACATCAGTAGGAACCAGTAAAGTGTATGAAACCATCTTACCAAACGCGACATCAACAATTGGCTTGTCTCAGAACTCAAGCCGTCTATTTGAAACTGACTCTGTCGCTCTATCACCAAATGTGACCTTTGTTACAACAAGACCTTCCAGTAAGGAGGCCAGTAGCTCGTTCCTATCGCTGGTATTCTCAGCAGATGTGCCGACCTCCTCACCAAGTGTTTTATCACCAAATGTGACCTTTGTTACAACAAGACCTTCCAGTACGGAGGCCAGTAGCTCGTTCCTATCGCTGATATTCACAGCAGATGTGCCGGCCTCCTCACCAAGTGTTTTATCAGCAAGTTTGTCCTCCCTTTCGACCCATACTGGGAGCAGTATTGTAGGTCTACCAATATCATCttctataacaagcacagccaCCCAAACAGACATACGATCAATAGGCACGAAAAGTAGCATTGATGTATCTTTGCCGTTTTCCTCTTCGTTGGCCGTGAGAAGCACTCCTGTCGCTGCCTCCTCGGAAGGTATTGATATGGGAATGACAGAATCTCTCTCAGCTCATTTGATGTCTCCGATTTCATCGGTATCATTTACAGTGTTGAGTACGGAGAAGTATCCAAGCCATAGCCTACCGAtatcgtcatcattaccaaAAGAAACTTCTATTTTATCGCCTACGAAAACCATCACGACGCCCTTCACTTCGTCAGAAGCAATGACAACGTCGGCCTCTTCATTAACATCAAGATCCAAAGAGGTAGAAACTGCTTCATCTTCAATGGGTTTATTAAGCTCATTGCAGCCTTCATCGATAGACACAACAAGTAGCATTATTAGTAGAGAGGAGTCTAGCTTACCTCTTACACCATCACCTTTCACGTCAAGTATCGAAGATTTGGTAACCACTTACACAAGCCAAATACTCTCAACCATGGCAGACGCACCAAGTACAATGATAAAAAGTGTTTCTCTAGTCCTGAAAAGTCCGACGCCATCACACTCATATTTAACATCAAATATCGAAGACCTAGTAACCCCTTCGATAGCCTTAGCAACCTCAGCAATTTCGGTCATGGTAGACGCAAGCAGTAGCGCCAGCGCAAGTGGTTCACAGGTCTTATCGACCCCAGTCGATAAGACCCCACAATCACCTCCATCTTCGACTTCAAGTATCATTGTCCTAGTAACCTCTTCGCCTTCGATAGCCTTAGCAACCTCAGCAATTTCGGCCATGGTAGACGCAAGCAGTAGCGCCAGCGCAAGTGGTTCACAGGTCTTACCGACCCCAGTATTGACACAATCACCTCCATCTTCGACTTCAAGTATCATTGTCCTAGTAACCTCTTCGCCTTCGATAGCCTTAGCAACCTCAGCAATTTCGGCCATGGTAGACGCAAGCAGTAGCGCCAGCGCAAGTGGTTCACAGGTCTTACCGACCCCAGTATTGACACAATCACCTCCATCTTCGACTTCAAGTATCCTAGTCCTAGTAACCGCCTCGCCTTCAATAGGTGTACCTACCTCAGCATTGTCAACCGTTGTTGACCTCGAGAGTAGCGCGACTAAAAGCGTTTCTCAAGTTTTGTCTAGTCCAGTTATATCGCCGTCGACTGTTAGCCCGGTAGCTCCTTCTAGCTCCATCTTTCTCCCAAGTATGAATGATACTGAAGAGCTTGTCGTTATCGTGCTTGCTGTTCCTGTAAACGAGGACGTGTCAAGCGATGAGTTCAAGAGCAAGATGGAAAAGGATTTGCTTAATATGTTCAA TGAGGCCGTCAAAAaggacagtgcgcgtagacgTCGGCAAGTCGTGGAGGAAACAAGAGAGTTATCAGGATTTATCGAGGCTCTGAAAAGACGTGATGTATCTAGGAAGTACTATGTGAAACACGCAAGATTCCGACGAGCAACAAACGATTATCGAGTGCAG GTGGTGAGTGTTAAGCGTGTAAACCCCGAGAGCGAGATGGTGGAAATTCAGTATCGCGTACTGCAGGGTAACCGCATCGTTCCCGCGGCTCAAGTCACAGAACTGACGTCCAAACTCAGTAAAGGGGAGATTGGCAAAGTGATGGAATACACG GTCGAGCGACGCCCCTATCCCGCTGCCGTCCAAGCTACTGCCCAGCCCGCCACGAAGGGTACCGATCCCGTATGGACCGCTGTTATCGTAGCGTGCTCggtcatcgccatcatcatcatcctcatcatttACATCAAGTGCGTGGCGCGCAAGAGAAAGAGAGTAAGAAGCTTTACTCCTGAACAGGTCAAG AGCGACGCTCCAAGTCCTCCAGTAAACGCGTCACGTGACCTGCCATATTACCGGGAGTACCCTACCAAACCAAAAGACTTGTACCGAGGGAAGAAACCACGCCGACAACG gcCAAGTTCAAGTAGTGAAAGTAGTGATGAGATAATGGCAAATAaaaccctccctcccctccctaaaCATTCAGCCCTGGAGCCGGACGTGGAGATTCATCAACCACGAGAGAAACATCTGCGCCGAATCGAGGTGAAAGAGCGAGACGAAAGACCTCGTAAGTTCACCGAGGATCACGCGAGGGCAGCCGAGAGGTTTCCGACCGACAGGCGCTCGAACATTTCCGAAAAACGACCGAAGTCCGCCGAGAGGTACCCGAAGAGGACAAAACAAGAGAATATAGAG ATGAAGCATGTAGCGGGAGTGGTGGAGAACACCAATCAACTTGGTCAAAATTTGCTGCTGGCGCATGACCCCATGACTAGGCCCCAGGTCCCTGTCCGCCTCTCACCCCTGCCACCTCTGGTCCAGACCCCGCTCATCACGGGCAAGTCACCGCGCGGGAAGATGAACACAGAGTCAGGACTACCGCAG GCCTGGAAGGAGCCTGTACCTCTACAAGAGCTTCATAACTTAGCGGTCACTAATCTTGGCCGTGAGCTCGACACCAGTAACCCGGATGATGCCATGTATATCCAG GCAAATGTCGAACGCTGGAGGAACAAACAGAGACAACGCGAGAAGCTGCGTCAGGAGATGCGAGAAAAAGAGCGAGCGAAGGAAGAAAAACTCAAGCGGGAGAATGTAGAGGCCGAGAATCAAGACCAG GCTCTCCCACCGCTAGAAATGTCCTACGATGCAAT CAGCCGTCGACAGAAGTCTCGGAGAGACCGCTGGCTGCATAATCGCGTGGGCACAAGCGACTCAGTTGACAGCAGTAGCACTATGGGTAGCGGCACGGAAACGAGGCTTGAAGAGGAAGAATTACTGAAACAGGAACTTGAGAGATTAAAAaggaagagaaagaaaaggaaagctAAAAAG CAGGCGCAAGGGCGAGTTGGCGTCAGCGGTCGTGTTGCTAAATCGTCCGCCCAGGATGCCTTGCGTGAATCAAACTGGGTAACTGACGATGCACCACAGGGAGTCCGTCTGGTGGCGGTCAGGCCACATGACCAA ATGGATCATAacacacagggagcccatccTCAGCGGCAGCACCCAGTAGCACCG GTATCCCCTCGGCAACAGCAGAGCCAATATATTCACGATCTGCTAAACAATAGCTATCCCATCATACCCAAAGTAGGCGAGCCTGCGTCTCCATATGTCAGCAGTCCTCGCGAATCGGTGCTAATAGACGTAGCAGAGGAAGTACCACCAGACGTTAATCTGTACGAGTCCATTGCCA ATTCTGAAAATGGAATAGCTGAAGTCTGA